A region from the uncultured Fretibacterium sp. genome encodes:
- a CDS encoding response regulator, producing MTSRSVFIIDDADFVVDMLRLTFADGGYTVVGSATDSLQGVGQLREMVSKSQAVDVVVVDLHMPKLDGFGTIREIREILPGAKVLLVSADATLPVALRAKELGVDGFIVKPFEPETIWATLEKI from the coding sequence ATGACGTCTCGAAGCGTTTTTATCATTGATGATGCGGATTTTGTGGTGGATATGCTGCGCCTGACATTTGCGGACGGCGGGTATACCGTCGTGGGGTCTGCGACCGACAGCCTTCAGGGTGTCGGTCAGCTGCGCGAGATGGTTTCAAAATCTCAGGCTGTCGATGTCGTCGTCGTCGATCTTCACATGCCCAAGCTGGATGGGTTCGGGACCATTCGTGAAATACGCGAGATCCTGCCGGGGGCGAAGGTCCTCTTGGTCAGTGCCGATGCGACTTTGCCCGTAGCTCTCAGGGCAAAGGAGCTTGGCGTGGATGGATTCATCGTCAAGCCTTTCGAGCCGGAGACCATCTGGGCGACGCTGGAAAAAATCTGA
- the rplL gene encoding 50S ribosomal protein L7/L12 gives MTRDDMIKAIEEMTVLELSELVKALEEKFGVSAAAPVAMPMMAMPGAGAAAAAEEEKTEFDVIYKAPGANKINVIKVVREVTGLGLKEAKELVDNPPKPVKEGVAKEEAEEIKKKLVDAGAEVEVK, from the coding sequence ATGACGCGCGACGATATGATTAAGGCTATTGAGGAGATGACGGTACTCGAGCTCTCCGAGCTCGTGAAGGCCCTTGAGGAGAAGTTCGGCGTTTCCGCCGCCGCCCCAGTGGCCATGCCCATGATGGCTATGCCCGGCGCCGGCGCCGCTGCGGCCGCCGAGGAGGAGAAGACCGAGTTCGACGTGATCTACAAGGCCCCCGGCGCCAACAAGATCAACGTGATCAAGGTTGTCCGTGAGGTCACCGGCCTTGGCCTGAAGGAGGCCAAGGAGCTGGTCGACAATCCGCCCAAGCCGGTCAAGGAGGGCGTGGCTAAGGAAGAGGCCGAGGAGATCAAGAAAAAGCTCGTCGATGCCGGCGCCGAGGTTGAGGTTAAGTAG
- the lepA gene encoding translation elongation factor 4 produces the protein MTQENIRNFCIIAHIDHGKSTLADRLLERTSTVQSRDMKHQLLDSLSLERERGITIKLVPVRMDYTSPDGKKWVLNLIDTPGHVDFGYEVSRSLAACEGALLVVDATQGVEAQTVANAYQAIEQGLEILPVINKIDLPSAHPERAKQEIRDVVGLDADDAILASAKDGRGIDEILERIVRSVPAPRGDPDAPLQALIFDSMYDNYRGVICYVRIVNGTLKAGQDILFMATNVSYPVDEVGVFRPSFTPVDRLGPGEVGYVAASIKTLAEAHVGDTITDARNPAPQPLPGYRKVKSVVFCGFYPVERDDYPQLRDALEKLCLNDSAIVFEPETSVALGFGFRCGFLGLLHMDVARERLRREYDVELVATAPNVVYEIVTKSGEVIEAHRPNDFPDVGEIEEIREPFIKLSVFLPSEYVGKVMQLVQEKRGVYRSMDYLTPERVRLVYEMPLAEFIIDFHDKLKSQTRGYASLDYEFIGLKPSELVRVDVLVNGEAADAFSFICHKDAAYHRGHAAVTKLKELIPSQLFEVPIQASIGKRVIVRVNVKALRKDVLAKCYGGDITRKRKLLEKQKEGKKRMKQIGRVAIPQEAFLAFLRIEDGE, from the coding sequence ATGACACAGGAGAACATCAGAAATTTTTGCATCATCGCTCATATCGACCATGGGAAGTCCACCCTGGCGGATCGCCTTCTGGAGCGGACTTCCACGGTGCAGTCGCGGGATATGAAGCATCAGCTGCTGGACTCCCTCTCGCTGGAACGGGAGAGGGGCATCACAATCAAGCTGGTGCCGGTGCGCATGGATTACACGTCCCCGGATGGTAAAAAATGGGTGCTGAACCTCATCGATACGCCGGGTCACGTGGACTTCGGCTATGAGGTATCGCGCTCCCTGGCCGCCTGCGAGGGGGCGCTCCTGGTCGTGGATGCGACGCAGGGGGTCGAGGCGCAGACGGTTGCGAACGCCTATCAGGCTATCGAGCAGGGGCTCGAGATTCTGCCTGTCATCAATAAAATTGACCTCCCCTCGGCCCATCCCGAGAGAGCTAAACAGGAGATCCGCGATGTGGTGGGGCTGGATGCCGACGACGCCATCCTGGCCAGTGCGAAGGACGGGCGGGGGATCGACGAGATTCTGGAGCGCATCGTCAGGTCGGTTCCGGCCCCTCGGGGGGACCCGGACGCCCCCCTTCAAGCCCTGATCTTCGATTCCATGTACGACAACTATCGAGGCGTCATCTGCTACGTGCGGATCGTGAACGGGACCCTGAAGGCAGGGCAGGACATCCTTTTCATGGCGACCAACGTGTCCTATCCCGTGGACGAGGTGGGGGTGTTCCGCCCCTCCTTCACGCCCGTCGATCGGTTGGGGCCGGGAGAGGTCGGCTACGTGGCCGCCAGCATCAAAACCCTGGCCGAGGCGCACGTTGGGGACACGATTACCGATGCGCGGAACCCCGCGCCGCAGCCGCTTCCCGGGTACCGTAAGGTCAAGAGCGTCGTGTTCTGCGGTTTCTATCCCGTGGAGCGAGACGACTACCCGCAGCTTCGGGATGCATTGGAGAAACTTTGCCTGAACGACTCCGCCATCGTCTTCGAGCCGGAGACCTCCGTAGCCCTGGGGTTCGGGTTCCGATGCGGTTTTCTGGGGCTGCTCCATATGGACGTGGCGCGGGAACGACTCCGCCGCGAGTACGATGTCGAGCTCGTGGCTACGGCGCCCAACGTCGTCTATGAGATCGTCACGAAGTCCGGCGAGGTGATCGAGGCCCACCGTCCCAACGATTTCCCCGACGTGGGGGAGATTGAGGAGATACGGGAGCCCTTCATCAAGCTCTCGGTGTTCCTGCCGTCGGAGTACGTGGGCAAGGTGATGCAGCTGGTTCAGGAAAAGCGGGGAGTCTACCGCTCCATGGACTACCTGACGCCGGAACGGGTGCGCCTGGTCTACGAGATGCCCCTGGCCGAGTTCATCATCGACTTTCACGACAAGCTCAAGTCCCAGACCCGCGGCTATGCGTCGCTGGATTACGAATTCATCGGCCTCAAGCCCTCCGAACTGGTCCGCGTCGACGTCCTCGTCAACGGGGAGGCGGCGGACGCCTTTTCCTTCATCTGTCACAAGGACGCGGCCTACCATCGCGGGCACGCGGCGGTGACGAAGCTGAAGGAGCTGATCCCCAGCCAGCTCTTCGAGGTCCCCATCCAGGCCTCGATCGGCAAGCGCGTCATCGTGCGCGTCAACGTCAAGGCCCTGCGGAAGGATGTCCTCGCTAAGTGCTACGGTGGCGACATCACCCGGAAGCGAAAGCTCCTGGAGAAGCAGAAGGAGGGTAAGAAGCGTATGAAGCAAATCGGGCGCGTCGCCATCCCCCAGGAGGCGTTTCTGGCGTTCCTCCGAATCGAGGACGGCGAGTAG
- the rplJ gene encoding 50S ribosomal protein L10 — protein MMPAKIKYEQVAVLREKLERTEAVFVGEYRGMTVAQSTALRVKVRAAGGELKVAKNTLFAIAMKESGLESLPDSMVTGPNIYALCYGDPVGVAKVLKEYSTDKTQKAFVLKGGLLGKMALDQSQVYALADLPSKDALVGQVVRTIAAPLSGLVTVLSGTMRGLVTCLGQIRDKKEAA, from the coding sequence ATGATGCCTGCAAAAATCAAATACGAACAGGTCGCGGTTTTGAGGGAGAAGCTCGAAAGGACCGAGGCCGTCTTTGTGGGGGAGTATCGGGGGATGACGGTGGCTCAGAGCACCGCGCTTCGCGTGAAGGTACGCGCGGCGGGCGGGGAGCTGAAGGTCGCCAAGAACACCCTTTTCGCGATTGCCATGAAGGAGTCCGGCCTCGAGTCGCTGCCGGACTCCATGGTGACGGGGCCGAACATCTATGCGCTCTGCTACGGGGACCCCGTCGGGGTTGCCAAGGTGCTCAAGGAGTACTCCACCGACAAGACGCAGAAGGCCTTTGTTCTGAAGGGCGGACTTTTGGGCAAGATGGCCCTGGACCAGAGCCAGGTTTACGCATTGGCCGATCTTCCCTCGAAGGATGCGCTGGTGGGGCAGGTCGTCCGTACTATCGCCGCGCCTCTTTCCGGGCTGGTCACCGTGCTTTCCGGGACGATGCGAGGGCTGGTCACGTGCCTTGGGCAGATCCGGGACAAAAAAGAGGCCGCTTAG